Proteins encoded in a region of the Mycolicibacterium duvalii genome:
- the treY gene encoding malto-oligosyltrehalose synthase — protein sequence MAVLSTYRLQMRGAASGDAFTFADAEELVDYFAELGVSHLYLSPILTAAHGSTHGYDVTDPTTVSAELGGPEGLHRLAAAARAAGLGLVVDIVPNHVGVDVPRQNAWWWDLLTHGRRSEYASFFDIDWDLDPDGRIILPVLGSDDDVDDLVVDGDQLRLGDLAYPIAPGTADAGASGAQVHDRQHYRLVGWRSGVCGYRRFFSITSLAGLRQEDRAVFDTTHTEVGRWFSAELVDGIRIDHPDGLSDPAGYLVWLRQLIGPHAWLVIEKILAVDEALDLSLPVQGTTGYDALREAGGVFVDPSGEEALTELVESPGGDYAAMPDVARRLKVQAVTATLASELARLCRTAVATTGRDHPLLPDAVAAVLSHVGVYRSDYPALSAVLPGALAATAVDHPHLDEPLTLLAAALAGSPEVEVRLQQLCGAATAKSMEDCLFYRDARLVSLNEVGGEPDKFGVSTAEFHRRAAVRAALWPQAMTTLSTHDTKRGEDVRARIGVLSQVPSLWAEMVRGWERVNPSPDAQTALFLWQNIFGVWPTDGAVTDELRHRLHAYTEKAIREAALHTAWNDPDDGFESAVHAWLDTVFDGPIATEMTELVARIDQHARSDALGQKLIALTAPGVPDVYQGTELWEDSLVDPDNRRPVDYAARREALRQLAHPKIRVVRTALQLRRERPETFLAGGHRPVLADGENAGHVVAFLRGDDVLVAVSRWTVRLADNGWGDTTVTLPTGAWTDRLSGAAYSGTVRAEDLFANLPVALLVHGDD from the coding sequence ATGGCTGTGCTGTCCACCTACCGGCTGCAGATGCGCGGCGCGGCCAGCGGCGACGCGTTCACCTTCGCCGACGCCGAGGAGCTCGTCGACTACTTCGCCGAGCTGGGCGTGTCACATCTGTACCTGTCCCCCATCCTGACCGCCGCGCACGGCTCGACACACGGCTACGACGTCACCGACCCGACCACCGTGTCCGCGGAGCTCGGCGGGCCGGAAGGTCTGCACCGGCTGGCCGCGGCCGCGCGGGCGGCCGGTCTGGGTCTGGTGGTCGACATCGTGCCCAATCACGTCGGTGTCGACGTCCCCCGGCAGAACGCGTGGTGGTGGGATCTGCTGACCCACGGTCGCCGGTCGGAGTACGCATCGTTCTTCGACATCGACTGGGATCTCGACCCGGACGGCCGGATCATCCTGCCCGTACTCGGTTCCGATGACGACGTCGACGATCTCGTCGTCGACGGAGATCAGCTGCGTCTCGGCGACCTCGCCTACCCGATCGCCCCCGGCACCGCCGACGCCGGCGCCTCGGGTGCGCAGGTGCACGACCGCCAGCATTACCGGCTGGTCGGCTGGCGCAGCGGGGTCTGCGGTTACCGCCGGTTCTTCTCCATCACGTCGCTGGCCGGCCTCCGTCAGGAGGACCGTGCGGTCTTCGACACCACGCACACCGAGGTCGGACGCTGGTTCTCCGCGGAACTGGTCGACGGCATCCGCATCGACCATCCGGACGGGTTGTCCGATCCGGCCGGCTATCTGGTCTGGCTGCGACAGCTGATCGGGCCGCACGCGTGGCTGGTCATCGAGAAGATCCTGGCCGTCGACGAGGCACTCGACCTCAGCCTGCCGGTCCAGGGCACCACCGGATACGACGCGCTGCGCGAAGCCGGTGGCGTGTTCGTCGACCCGTCCGGCGAGGAAGCGTTGACCGAACTCGTCGAGTCGCCGGGCGGCGATTACGCGGCCATGCCCGACGTCGCTCGCCGCCTGAAGGTACAGGCGGTGACCGCGACGCTGGCCAGCGAACTCGCGCGGCTGTGCCGCACCGCCGTCGCGACGACCGGTCGGGATCACCCGTTGCTGCCGGATGCGGTGGCGGCCGTGCTCAGTCACGTGGGCGTGTACCGCTCCGACTACCCCGCACTGTCGGCGGTGCTTCCCGGCGCGTTGGCCGCGACCGCGGTCGACCACCCCCATCTCGACGAGCCGTTGACCCTGCTGGCCGCGGCGCTGGCCGGTAGCCCCGAAGTCGAGGTCCGCCTGCAACAGCTCTGCGGCGCGGCGACGGCGAAGTCCATGGAGGACTGCCTGTTCTATCGGGACGCACGCCTGGTCTCGCTCAACGAGGTCGGCGGCGAACCGGACAAGTTCGGCGTCAGCACCGCGGAGTTCCATCGCCGGGCGGCCGTACGCGCGGCCCTGTGGCCGCAGGCGATGACCACCCTTAGCACCCACGACACCAAGCGGGGGGAAGACGTACGCGCCCGCATCGGCGTGCTGTCTCAGGTTCCTTCGTTGTGGGCCGAAATGGTCCGCGGGTGGGAGCGAGTCAACCCCAGCCCCGATGCCCAGACCGCTTTGTTCCTGTGGCAGAACATCTTCGGGGTGTGGCCGACCGACGGCGCGGTGACCGACGAGCTGCGCCACCGACTGCACGCCTACACCGAGAAGGCGATCCGCGAAGCCGCGTTGCATACCGCCTGGAACGACCCCGACGACGGGTTCGAATCTGCGGTACACGCCTGGCTGGACACCGTTTTCGACGGCCCGATCGCGACGGAGATGACCGAGCTGGTCGCCCGGATCGATCAGCACGCTCGTTCGGATGCACTCGGCCAGAAGCTGATCGCGCTCACCGCGCCCGGCGTACCCGATGTCTATCAGGGCACCGAGCTGTGGGAGGACAGCCTCGTCGATCCCGACAACCGGCGCCCGGTGGACTACGCCGCTCGCCGGGAGGCGCTGCGGCAGCTGGCACATCCGAAGATCCGGGTGGTGCGGACCGCGCTGCAGCTGCGGCGGGAGCGACCCGAGACGTTCCTGGCCGGCGGGCATCGTCCCGTGCTCGCCGACGGTGAGAACGCCGGCCATGTGGTGGCGTTCCTGCGCGGCGATGACGTGCTCGTCGCGGTCAGTCGCTGGACGGTGCGGCTGGCCGACAACGGCTGGGGCGACACCACGGTCACGCTGCCCACGGGCGCCTGGACCGACCGCCTCAGCGGTGCCGCGTACAGCGGAACGGTGCGCGCCGAGGACTTATTCGCCAACCTTCCGGTAGCTCTGCTGGTGCATGGCGATGACTGA
- the glgX gene encoding glycogen debranching protein GlgX: protein MTGPEPASLPMVWPGTSYPLGATYDGAGTNFSLFSEVAERVELCLIGRDGGERRIELEEVDGYVWHCYLPTVTPGQRYGYRVHGPWDPAAGHRCDPSKLLLDPYGKAFDGDFHFGQALYSYDLEADDLATGGIPPQLDSLGHTMVSVVINPFFQWGSDRPPRTPYHETVIYEAHVKGMTQRHPGIPDELRGTYAGLAHPAIIDHLKSLSITAIELMPVHQFMHDHRLLDLGLRNYWGYNTFGFFAPHSEYAATRSAGGAVAEFKAMVRAFHEAGIEVILDVVYNHTAEGNHLGPTINFRGIDNAAYYRLLDEDNRYYKDFTGTGNSLNARHPHTLQLIMDSLRYWVLDMHVDGFRFDLASTLAREFYDVDRLSAFFDIIQQDPVLSQVKLIAEPWDVGEGGYQVGNFPGLWTEWNGKYRDTVRDYWRGEPATLGEFASRLTGSSDLYEATGRRPSASINFVTCHDGFTLNDLVSYNEKHNQANGEDNRDGESHNRSWNCGVEGPTDDPQINELRRQQMRNIMATLMLSQGTPMISHGDEIGRTQSGNNNVYCQDSELSWMDWALCETNADVLEFTRKVIRFRKSHPVFRRRRFFEGKPIRSGHQVRDIAWLTRSGKEMELEDWGSGLDECVAVFLNGDAIPAPDERGERVVDESFLLCFNAHDEPQDFVTPDHDYARRWVGALDTGHVTGDTDLDVIAGQKISLQPRSLLVLRKVA from the coding sequence ATGACCGGGCCGGAGCCGGCGTCGCTACCGATGGTGTGGCCCGGCACCTCGTATCCGCTGGGCGCCACCTACGACGGAGCGGGCACCAACTTCTCGCTGTTCTCCGAAGTCGCCGAGCGTGTCGAGCTGTGCCTGATCGGACGAGACGGCGGCGAACGGCGCATCGAACTCGAGGAAGTCGACGGCTACGTCTGGCACTGCTACCTGCCGACGGTCACGCCCGGACAGCGGTACGGATATCGGGTGCACGGCCCGTGGGATCCGGCCGCCGGGCATCGCTGCGACCCCAGCAAGCTGCTGCTCGATCCCTATGGCAAGGCGTTCGACGGCGACTTCCACTTCGGTCAGGCGCTGTACTCCTACGACCTGGAGGCCGACGATCTGGCCACCGGAGGGATCCCGCCGCAGCTGGACTCGCTGGGCCACACCATGGTCTCCGTCGTGATCAACCCGTTCTTCCAGTGGGGGTCCGATCGCCCACCGCGCACGCCCTACCACGAGACGGTGATCTACGAAGCCCACGTCAAGGGCATGACCCAGCGTCATCCGGGCATTCCCGACGAGTTGCGCGGGACGTACGCGGGCCTGGCGCATCCGGCGATCATCGACCACCTCAAGTCGCTCAGCATCACCGCGATCGAGTTGATGCCGGTGCATCAGTTCATGCACGATCACCGGCTGCTGGACCTCGGCCTGCGGAACTACTGGGGCTACAACACCTTCGGGTTCTTCGCCCCCCACAGCGAGTACGCCGCGACCCGCAGCGCCGGTGGCGCGGTGGCGGAGTTCAAGGCAATGGTCCGTGCGTTCCACGAGGCGGGCATCGAGGTCATCCTCGACGTGGTCTACAACCACACCGCGGAGGGCAATCACCTCGGCCCGACCATCAACTTCCGCGGCATCGACAACGCCGCGTACTACCGACTGCTCGACGAGGACAACCGCTACTACAAGGATTTCACCGGCACCGGCAACAGCCTCAACGCCCGTCATCCGCACACGTTGCAGCTCATCATGGACTCGTTGCGGTACTGGGTTCTCGACATGCACGTCGACGGATTCCGGTTCGATCTGGCCTCGACGCTGGCCCGCGAGTTCTACGACGTGGACCGGCTCTCGGCGTTCTTCGACATCATCCAGCAGGACCCGGTGCTCAGCCAGGTCAAGCTGATCGCCGAGCCGTGGGACGTCGGAGAAGGCGGCTACCAGGTCGGCAACTTCCCAGGTTTGTGGACCGAGTGGAACGGGAAGTATCGCGACACTGTGCGCGACTACTGGCGGGGCGAACCCGCAACCCTGGGCGAGTTCGCTTCCCGGCTGACCGGGTCGTCGGATCTGTACGAGGCGACCGGCCGCCGGCCGAGCGCCAGCATCAACTTCGTGACCTGCCACGACGGTTTCACTCTCAACGACCTGGTGTCCTACAACGAGAAGCACAACCAGGCCAACGGCGAGGACAACCGCGACGGGGAGAGTCACAACCGGTCGTGGAACTGCGGCGTCGAGGGTCCCACCGATGACCCGCAGATCAACGAGTTGCGCCGTCAGCAGATGCGCAACATCATGGCCACGCTGATGCTGTCCCAGGGCACTCCGATGATCTCGCACGGCGACGAGATCGGTCGCACCCAATCAGGTAACAACAACGTCTACTGCCAGGACTCCGAGCTGTCGTGGATGGACTGGGCGCTGTGTGAGACCAACGCCGATGTGCTGGAGTTCACCCGTAAGGTGATCCGTTTCCGCAAGAGCCATCCGGTGTTCCGGCGCCGGCGCTTCTTCGAGGGCAAGCCGATCCGCAGCGGCCATCAGGTCCGCGACATCGCGTGGCTGACCCGGTCGGGCAAGGAGATGGAGCTCGAGGACTGGGGCTCGGGTCTGGACGAGTGCGTCGCGGTGTTCCTCAACGGCGACGCGATTCCGGCGCCCGACGAACGCGGGGAGCGCGTCGTCGACGAGTCCTTCCTGCTGTGCTTCAACGCCCACGACGAGCCCCAGGACTTCGTGACCCCGGACCACGACTACGCCCGGCGTTGGGTCGGCGCCCTGGACACCGGCCACGTCACCGGCGATACCGACCTCGACGTCATTGCAGGGCAGAAGATTTCACTGCAGCCCCGGTCGCTGCTCGTGCTGCGCAAGGTGGCGTGA